TTCACGCTCTTCAGCATGCTGTTAATGTGAGCGTTGAGATGACTCTATTTTGTCCTctgtattttgtcctttttttaagccagacttttttctttcatattccAGTTTTAAGGCTCTGCTTAgcatttgcattttctttctcttcttctccatTGTTCTCTTTCTATCTATACATATGAATAAGCGTGTCTGTCTTCTGTACAGATTTATGGACATGAATTTCAATATATCTCTGCAAACTGTGTACGGACAGTGAATAAGGATCTTTGTCGGATTGTATTCTGGTTGTTCTGACATGTTTAGCTAGTCTTAGTGATGTATCATTGCATTGGTTTTCATTTGATTTCTCCatgaatatgtgtgtgtctgcCCTTTTTTACAGGTTTTGAGCAATGCACGCCTCTTCTTGGAAAACCTTCTCAGGTATGAACAAATACACCATGCACACAGTTTCTAGTGAAACAGCCAAAACACACAGTTTGAATGTTTAAAGTCTGGAGAAAGATGAAAATTCACTATCTATTGAATGATCTGACTGtgcaggttttatttatttatttaatttgattttatttttaaagcaaaatgtcACAACTCGGTCTCCTCTCTGGTCATGTATGCTAATCTTCATTTATTTAACtcacttaaaacccatctctctCTTACATTTGACTGCAAACTTGCATTCAGATCTTCCTCCATCCaatcaaaaactaaaatgacCTCTCAAGCAATGACCTTTACCTCAAGCATCCCCATTGAGCAAGTGTCGAATGGAcacaaaagtgtaaaaaaaaaatgcaaaaagcagtttgtctctctctctctgagtttTGAGTGTCATGCCGATGAAGATGAGTCTGTAGGGTTTGTTTGATAAGTGTACAGGCCTTCCTCTCCCTGAGTGGAATGAAACACTGAACCCCATGCTGGGAGAACCATATGCTGTCATCATGTTGCACACTGCTGCTTGCAGACAGTATGTACACAGCTGCCCGCAGAAACTGCCGCAAATAATCAGTGGTTTAGAGCAAGAGACCACTAGAGGAAATGAAACATGTTGTGTCCTATGcgtaatcatttataaatatttagacatGTAAAGGTTTGGGAAACATATCTGGTTTGTGTACCGTAGGTATGGCATTTTGGTGGACCCCATTCAAGTGGTGTCATTGTTCCTCAAGGACCCTTATAGCTGGCCTGCTGCGTGCCTTGTCATTGGTATGTATTTTAAGGGAAGATTAGCATAAATTTCCTAGATTAGCCTATTCTTTTGTAGTCCAGACaggaaaattattcaaattaggtGGGCAGACAACACGCCCCGAGTTCAAATAATGAACTAAGTTTGATTTGGAGATTGTCAGAATACTTCACTCCCATtgttaatcaaattaaatgtagatTGTGTGTGTAATTTTACATGTTATCAAAAACAGAGGCATATGTTATAATTGCTTTTTAACCCTCAATCATTATAGTGCGGCAGGCGATTGTGTCTGTAGCAGGTGGTGTGATTGTTCAATGTATGACTgctgtgagtgtgtttatgtgtgtgctgGCTGTCTGCCCTGTTGTAAAGTTCATCCTGAGGATACAATTTTGACCCTCTTCTGTTTCACTACACCCTGAAAAATGCTTTTATGACTGAAActgcctttcttttcttttttttaaagaaataagatAATATTTGACATCATAACTACTCTTTGCTTGCAGtttctaatgtttttatatttgtggCGTTGTACACCGAGAGAAAACTAGCCATGGTGAGTTGAAAAGCCATTCACATTtctacatttaatcagtttatcGTAACGAATAAACCCATTGTCTTAAAGATATAGGGGTTCAGTCACTTTACACAGTATAATTTGGCATTTGGAATTACGTTGAGGGGTTGTGAAGAGGTCAGTTTAGAGAGCAAATTTGattcattgcattttaaatagCCTGGCATATTTGAGAGAGCTTGCAAAGTATCAGCACATTTGCTCAACTGGCTGAATTGAAACTGAATGAACTTTTAAACAGTTCAGGCATTTTGCTGATGTTTTGTAAGAcgtgcataaaaaataaattatagggCTTTTAGGGAAGATATGCTTTTTTATGTGCAGCAAATGTGAATTGTGTTATATGTTATAATGTTGTTTGTATTGTGCAGTTATCAGACTTGGTGTCTGTATTGATGTCCAAGCacttgtatgtattatgtattatgtattatgctTGTTAAATGTTTCCTCATTGTGTTTTCCAGGGGTCAATCAGTGAGAAGGCCGGCCTGCTGATCTATATCTTTAATTTAACAGTCATCTTGTGTTTTCCGGTGGTTGTTGTGTTGAAGCTGCCATCTATTACACCAGGTGAGACTGTGCATTAtgcatacaattttaattttgcattgtGTGCACAATACAAaacttacacaaacacatacatgggATTCAATTTTCAATACTGtcaattataatattgtgattttttttaataatgatttgtttaaaatgaaattgtgtcatttaaaatgattaattgtagtttttagtgttttctttatttattgaacaaaaatagtGTGTACGGTAATTTAAATATTAGCAGTATATTGGTTACTGGCCAAAACAAAGatgatttaattattaacaaatgctttatatattaataattacaaatagatgtaaatatatatatatatatatttaatacaaaatgtgattttatagattattattattaaatattacatattagattttttaataaattttatacCAGTGCATCACTTATGTCATACTTGTTTTTCTAGGCCGTcatcaacacacaaaaaaaagaagctttgctTGTTGTTGCATTTATGTTCTTGACTATAATATGTCATGTGATTAGGTGATCCAGCTTTGCAGAAATAATTGGGCACCAATTTATGATTTACAAACTGAACTAATCCACCATTAAACAAGCATTCAGATCTCATGGGATCAGTTAGCatgtgtattgtatttttatccaCAATAGAAGATATAGCAGTAAACAAATCCTTGGATTAGAGCCACAGCCTAATGGTTATCAGTGGTTCTGAAGCAGTAGATGCAGGTTTGAGTCTGACCCTCATTGTGTCCTTATTAGTGATCGATTTATATGATTAGCCATTTCAAATACTGAAATCTAAATTCAGTGATCATGCATTTTGGGAGAAAATATATTCCCTCGCTTCCTCTTCTCCATACTACAACTTTCACTGGCTCTTCTGTCACTCTCATCTGTTTGCACCATGGGAGGAGAAAATGTGCCTCCATCTGTCAGCCTAGTACCGCACACACTGCTCCTGTACCAGACAGCCAGGTCATTTCAGGGGCCGTCAGGGCCTACAGCCCTTGAGTCCATCTCTCTGGAGCATAGATGCACTCCAGAGCCCCTGCATAGACCATTTCCACCCAACATATGGCTGCCATTGATAAAGCAGTGGTAGAGTGAGAAGAAGGTGTGAGCCAGGTCTGTGGTGATGGGCTATGAGTCTGAACGTGTTGGGTCACGTGACTATGGGTTATGAACCTTTGAAAGGGGGCATGCTGTGGTGTTGTGATAGAAGTGTACAAACCTCATGTGTTGCTTATATATTCAGGTATTAAAAGAAAGAAACGAGATCCAAATATGTTGAATAAGTCTAATGGCATCTTTCTGCAATTGTGTCCTTTTATGCAGTTGGAGGGGCATTTGCTTTGGGAGTCTACACCATCctgtttttgaaaatgtactcCTATAAGGATGTTAATAGGTGGTGCAGAGAGAGAACACAAGTGAAGGCCCGCAGCCTCTCCAGATCTCTTTCATGTGAGTAAATACATCCACCTCTCATCAAACATTAGGTGAAGAAGTATAAAGGGTATGGAAATGCTAGTTCAATGTATTTACTGGAGTGCAGTATACAGTATGTCCAAAACTGAGATGTCATTTTTGTGCCCCCTGTTGGCTATTATAAGACTAGTTACAATACAATAAATGCAATGCTGCAATTCAGACATTGATCTTGTCCTGGTACAGTAATTAGGGGGCCCCATCCATAAAATTGTTTCAGGGTCATGTGAATTTTAGCAACGATCCTGCTACAATGAATGATTTACTGTTTGCACTGAAAAAGGCAGAAGGAAAATGTGTTACACAAAAGAAACAAGATTAAGATGTTAATACATAAATTAACGTTTAAGAGGTTGTTCATAAGTTATACAGTCCCATCAGGATTCCATTGGATCTTTTCAAATATTTGAAGCCCAAAATAATAGGTTTTTCTGTACCTTTTCTCAAAAATTGTGATAGTATTTGCAgcaattttgtgtgtgttgtttagcAGTGAAAAGCTAGCAATAATCCTTATgtttatgtaataaaatgcacAAGGCAATTAGTGACACTGTATAGAAATCTTTATAATTATGCAGAATAGTGTTAGACACAGGTTAACATGTTTGCAGAAAAGGTTACAGAAATAAGACAAGAGTGCAAgctagtttacccaaaaatgaaaaccatgtcatcatttactcactctcatgttgttccaaacctctatgagttTCCTTCTTAAAGAACACTGGTAACTGAACGGTTAGCTATTGACTTCCaaatggggaagaaaaaaaaactatggaagtcaatgactaccgtaaactgtttagttaccaacattcttcaaaatatcttcttatatGTTCCACAAAATAGTAAggcatacagatttggaatgacatgagggtgagtaagtgatgacagttcatttttgggtggactttcCCTTTAATTCTTGTAAGCGCAAGACTGCAAAATCCTGGATGGACTGGTTATGAgatcaattttaatataattgttttagtgATGTCCTTCCGACATTTCAATATGTTTTGTAGTAAATGCTGTGACTGTGCGGAGTGAGTTGCTGAGACCTTATTCCTTAGCTGAACATCAGGTTTAAATGACTTTAGAAGCAGATTCGTTTATCTCTTgacagtttctgtgtttttttttaggtccATCATCTCCATCTGCGTCCAGCCGTATGCAGTCACATGTGTCTTACCCAGGAAATCTCTCTCTCAGGGGTGAGCTGTGCCTTACAGTCCAGTCACCAAATGTTATTTCCAAACTTAATTAaagagtttgttttattttcatgacatttaacAACAATTTTGTCAAATACTATGACTTCAGATGACCTGAGAACTTGTAGTTAGTATTTTGCCTTGTGTTTTTCagatatgtattattttgtttttgctccAACCCTGTGCTATGAGCTCAATTTTCCCCGCTCTGAATCCATCCGAATGGGATTTCTGCTCAGGAGGCTCTTTGAGATGGTAGGCAATTGGCATAGACATATGTCCTGACAGTATTGGCAGTTCGTGTTGAGCTCATCATTACATTGATAAGTTGCAATACCAGATTTGGTCACTGTATATTATGCCTTGTTAATTTTGTGAATATTGCATTCTTGTCTAaatctgcaaatggcaataaatCATGGGAATTAGCTTTTTGTTTGCAAACAACTGCTGGGAGGGTAATGTATGAGggtaatttttatttatgaaagtgCTTGTTGTTAGGGCATTACTTCTGGTTATAGCTGTtgcaaattacacatttaattcacacacacacagagacattctTATGTAAACAGCATTGTTATCATttcgtttttatattttgtgagaaATCAAAAGTTTTGCTTGTCTCTTGCAGTTGCTCCTCACTCAGTTATTAGTTGGTTTAACGCAGCAGGTGAGCATCACAGTGCATTCGGTAATCACATCACACCTGCAGTTTTCATGTCTTTAAGACATATTTCATATCTAATGTTCTTTCAGTGGATGGTGCCAATCATTCGGAGTTCAATGAAGCCATTGCAGGTTTGTTCATGTGCTTTATCTTCTTTTTTCCGTCCCTTAAAAAGAGGCGCTTTATTTAATTCAGTGAAACGTTTTTTATTTTGCAGGAAATGGACTACAGTAGAATGACAGAGCGTCTGCTTAGACTAGCAGTAAGTTAAACCAACTAAACTAAAATCCTCCTCAGAATAGAAACATAAACCTATGTTCAGTTTTTTGCTTAGATctgttgttttgaaggagaataTGAAGCAAGAAAAGAATGATGGAATGAATACtgatatctttttttatattaggtGCCCAACCATCTCATCTGGTTGATTTTCTTCTACTGTTTTTTCCATTCCTCAATGAACTTTGTGGCTGAGATATTGAGGTTTGGAGATCGGGAATTCTACCGTGACTGGTGGTGAGTGTTCTTAACAGTTATttctctttaaattaaaaaaaaaagctttatttgggCAGCTAGAGGTACCACTTTCACACCACACTCACGCGTTTGGCTTTAATGCAGTCAGTCTGGTTTATATATGCAATTTCCGCCTGTTCCATTACCATTTCATTTGCTGAATTTAGATTTTAAGTCTCAGATAGATTATGACTCTGGGTTTTTTCTAGGAACTCCGAGACAATAACGTACTTCTGGCAAAACTGGAATATTCCCGTGCACAAGTGGTGTCTCCGGTGAGTGAACGGAGGTTTTGAAAGAGACGGCGGACAGCTGTTGGGAGGCGAGATGAAATATGACACAGTAAAACTCACAGAGACTATAATGAAGAGAGATTATAATGTGATCTATCCGCGAGAAACGTATGGTTATTTACGGTTCACACTGACTGTGAGTTTATGTGCTTCTCTCTCCTGTTTTCAAAGGCACTTTTACAAGCCGTTGCTGAGAAGAGGTGCTGGCAAGTTATTGAGCCAATCAGCTGTATTTTTCGCCTCTGCTTTTTTTCACGAGGTGAGATGTGAATAAATCACACGCTGTTTTAAATATTCTGTCGGGTCATGGCAAATAAAAGTTAGCGATCTGATCAGGGTAACAACCTGTGTGAATTCTAGCTTTTTTAGAAATGTGCTATTTCTCAATAGCAAAACACTGATATTTTAGAAGCTAGTGTATTTACATACAGAATATTACCTTGGTTTACTATTATTACCATTAAAATACCACATAAACATAAACTAAC
The sequence above is drawn from the Carassius auratus strain Wakin unplaced genomic scaffold, ASM336829v1 scaf_tig00027954, whole genome shotgun sequence genome and encodes:
- the LOC113079406 gene encoding diacylglycerol O-acyltransferase 1-like is translated as MTDNGDFGPITRNRRRATITSAKSETVKHRNGATASTSDLTSGAKARESFTKTLKLNEDSKQKCDPYDRMSCHKLQESMLSSASGFKNYRGILNWCVVMLVLSNARLFLENLLRYGILVDPIQVVSLFLKDPYSWPAACLVIVSNVFIFVALYTERKLAMGSISEKAGLLIYIFNLTVILCFPVVVVLKLPSITPVGGAFALGVYTILFLKMYSYKDVNRWCRERTQVKARSLSRSLSCPSSPSASSRMQSHVSYPGNLSLRDMYYFVFAPTLCYELNFPRSESIRMGFLLRRLFEMLLLTQLLVGLTQQWMVPIIRSSMKPLQEMDYSRMTERLLRLAVPNHLIWLIFFYCFFHSSMNFVAEILRFGDREFYRDWWNSETITYFWQNWNIPVHKWCLRHFYKPLLRRGAGKLLSQSAVFFASAFFHEYLVSVPLRMFRLWAFMGMMAQLPLAWFVARFLRGNYGNAAVWLSLIIGQPIAVLMYVHDYYVTHCQDDPTITEAL